A single region of the Deinococcus fonticola genome encodes:
- a CDS encoding deoxynucleoside kinase, protein MYLVVEGPIGVGKTSLAGRLARRYGAELNLEIVEENPFLAHFYQQPDAYSFQVQVFFLLSRFKQLSALAQPGLFSGNVVSDYLFDKDFIFAAMNLKDAEFALYQDLYTHLSPRLPVPDLVVYLRADTDELLRRIEKRGRSFEDDMKAEYLADLTARYDDYFRTYPHPHLIIDAAGYDFVERPEDEQALLTRIDEALNAGRAAD, encoded by the coding sequence ATGTACCTTGTCGTCGAAGGCCCCATCGGGGTGGGAAAAACCAGTCTGGCCGGCCGCCTGGCCCGGCGTTACGGTGCTGAACTGAACCTGGAGATCGTGGAGGAAAACCCCTTTCTGGCCCACTTCTACCAGCAGCCGGACGCCTACTCGTTTCAGGTGCAGGTGTTTTTCCTGCTCTCGCGCTTCAAGCAGCTTTCGGCGCTCGCGCAGCCGGGACTCTTCAGCGGCAACGTGGTCAGCGACTACCTGTTCGACAAGGACTTCATCTTCGCGGCCATGAACCTCAAGGACGCCGAGTTCGCGCTGTATCAGGACCTGTACACCCACCTGTCCCCGCGCCTGCCGGTGCCGGACCTGGTGGTGTACCTGCGGGCCGACACCGACGAGCTGCTGCGCCGCATCGAGAAACGGGGCCGTTCCTTCGAGGACGACATGAAGGCCGAGTACCTGGCCGACCTGACCGCCCGTTACGACGATTATTTCCGTACCTATCCCCACCCGCACCTGATCATCGACGCCGCCGGGTACGATTTCGTGGAACGCCCCGAAGATGAACAGGCCCTGCTGACCCGCATCGACGAGGCCCTGAACGCCGGAAGGGCCGCCGACTGA
- a CDS encoding deoxynucleoside kinase: MYLAISGNIGSGKSTLTRMLSERYGLRPVYEPYAENPYLEDFYADMRRFSFHSQVYFLSRRLEQHLNLVTGARYVIQDRTVFEDANIFARNLYQQGNMEKRDWETYWGLYSGILPALRVPDLLIHIDASLPTLRRRIALRGRAYEQDIPDAYLSGLNVLYDDWIARFGDCPVVRVDGNKLDFVHDPQAFEWVCGRVQAQGFGLPLLR; encoded by the coding sequence ATGTACCTAGCCATTTCCGGCAATATCGGCAGTGGCAAGAGCACCCTGACGCGGATGCTCTCGGAGCGCTACGGGCTGCGTCCGGTGTACGAGCCTTACGCCGAAAACCCTTACCTGGAAGACTTTTACGCCGATATGCGGCGCTTCTCGTTTCACTCTCAGGTGTACTTCCTGAGCCGGCGGCTGGAGCAGCACCTGAACCTGGTGACGGGTGCGCGCTACGTCATTCAGGACAGAACCGTGTTCGAGGACGCCAACATTTTCGCGCGCAACCTGTACCAGCAGGGCAACATGGAAAAGCGCGACTGGGAGACGTACTGGGGCCTGTACAGCGGCATCCTGCCGGCCCTGCGCGTGCCGGATCTGCTGATTCATATCGACGCTTCGCTGCCCACCTTGAGGCGCCGGATCGCCTTGCGCGGCCGCGCCTACGAGCAGGACATCCCGGACGCCTACCTGAGTGGCCTGAATGTGCTGTACGACGACTGGATTGCCCGCTTTGGCGACTGTCCGGTGGTGCGGGTCGACGGCAACAAGCTGGATTTCGTGCACGATCCACAGGCTTTCGAGTGGGTGTGCGGGCGTGTGCAGGCCCAGGGGTTCGGGCTGCCGCTGCTGCGCTGA
- a CDS encoding ArsR/SmtB family transcription factor, with translation MTPYSITTPEAANLLARPDVARLLKPFMRGPRTLSQVAQAQDMRVETLHYRVQQLRRAGLLRVVGEVPRRGRPLKLYEAVATAFVFSADLLSPEALQELSLGKAWLREFMEELERLTGTDEQRTVQVSLNSAGALIWGTADELPERPEHPAAYFTQSAALYLTPAEAEELAAELDTLYQRYEGRSGPKRYGLILGLTPLSRPVD, from the coding sequence ATGACGCCTTATTCCATCACCACCCCGGAAGCGGCGAACCTGCTGGCCCGGCCCGACGTCGCCCGCCTGCTCAAGCCGTTCATGCGCGGCCCGCGCACCCTGTCGCAAGTCGCGCAGGCGCAGGATATGCGTGTGGAAACCCTGCATTACCGCGTGCAGCAGCTTCGGCGCGCCGGGCTGCTGCGGGTGGTGGGCGAGGTGCCGCGCCGGGGCCGCCCCCTGAAACTCTACGAGGCGGTGGCCACCGCCTTCGTCTTTTCGGCCGACCTGCTCAGCCCTGAGGCCCTTCAGGAACTCTCGCTGGGGAAGGCGTGGCTGCGGGAATTCATGGAGGAACTGGAGCGCCTCACGGGCACTGACGAGCAGCGCACCGTGCAGGTGAGCCTGAACAGTGCCGGCGCGCTGATCTGGGGCACCGCCGATGAGCTTCCCGAACGCCCCGAACATCCCGCCGCGTACTTCACGCAGTCGGCGGCGCTGTACCTGACGCCCGCCGAGGCCGAGGAACTTGCCGCTGAACTGGACACCCTTTACCAGCGCTACGAAGGGCGCAGCGGCCCGAAACGGTACGGCCTGATTCTGGGCCTGACGCCCCTGTCGCGCCCGGTCGATTGA
- a CDS encoding TerC family protein has product MFGLEMPPLTPEFWAILGTLVLLEGLLSADNALVLAVMVRHLKGDLQRKALAYGIGGAVVLRVLGVLLASFVLEYWWLRAFGALYLAYLAISHFTKKEDHHAEGGGRKMGFWMTVVMLNLTDLAFSVDSILAGVALIPRGMPSNQGLTIVIIGGIIGLILMRIAATLFLKLLNKYPAFDTVAYALVGWIAVKLGVETLEAAHEVYPSVPTWHMPSALFWGVMAAIAIIGSFLATRKPAMSDEEAERLAHLEGTDLSETDEELSPPLPSDRR; this is encoded by the coding sequence ATGTTCGGGCTGGAAATGCCGCCCCTGACGCCGGAGTTCTGGGCCATTCTGGGCACGCTGGTGCTGTTGGAGGGCCTGCTCTCGGCAGACAACGCGCTGGTGCTGGCGGTCATGGTGCGTCACCTGAAGGGCGACCTGCAACGCAAAGCCCTGGCCTACGGCATCGGCGGGGCGGTCGTGCTGCGCGTCCTGGGCGTGCTGCTGGCCAGTTTCGTGCTGGAGTACTGGTGGCTCAGGGCGTTCGGGGCCCTGTACCTGGCTTACCTGGCGATCAGTCACTTCACCAAGAAAGAAGACCACCACGCCGAGGGCGGCGGGCGCAAAATGGGCTTCTGGATGACGGTGGTGATGCTGAACCTGACCGACCTGGCCTTCAGCGTGGACAGCATCCTGGCGGGCGTGGCCCTGATTCCGCGCGGCATGCCCAGCAACCAGGGTCTGACCATCGTGATTATCGGCGGGATCATCGGCCTGATCCTGATGCGTATTGCCGCCACGCTGTTCCTGAAGCTGCTGAACAAGTACCCGGCCTTCGATACGGTGGCTTACGCGCTGGTGGGCTGGATTGCCGTGAAACTGGGCGTGGAAACGCTGGAAGCCGCGCACGAGGTGTATCCCTCGGTGCCGACCTGGCACATGCCCAGCGCCCTTTTCTGGGGTGTCATGGCCGCCATTGCCATCATCGGTTCCTTCCTGGCCACCCGCAAACCCGCCATGAGCGACGAGGAAGCCGAGCGCCTGGCCCACCTTGAAGGCACCGACCTCTCCGAAACAGATGAAGAGCTCAGCCCGCCTCTGCCCTCAGACAGGCGTTGA
- a CDS encoding citrate synthase family protein, with amino-acid sequence MTGQPIALTAAEATRLLGVKPATLYAYVSRGLIRSEVGPAGTREKRYNAQDVQALIGRQSVRRNPENAVQAAVGTALNWGSPILESALTHISEGTLSYRGQEVSLLADTASVEEVAALLWTGDLHGWRELPLRARLNLQAHPRALLPAEAFGYALTHAGTHDVTALDARPDALPRQAARVVNLLYATLERHVSLPGAPDLPFHQRLARAWGVPAQADLLRRALIVLADHELNVSTFAARVTASSGASLHHATLAALCALQGPRHGLASLDAHDLISLARRDGPKSALRDATRRYSRPPGFGHSLYPDGDPRASVLLEALETAVPDAQLVHVTQEIRAAVQAETGERINIDFALAALIHALGRPAGDILTLFALARSVGWLGHAIETVMTGQMIRPRARYVGPATSTRME; translated from the coding sequence TTGACCGGGCAACCCATCGCCTTGACGGCGGCGGAGGCCACGCGCCTGCTGGGTGTGAAGCCCGCCACGCTGTACGCCTACGTGTCACGCGGCCTGATTCGCTCGGAGGTCGGGCCAGCGGGAACGCGGGAGAAACGCTACAACGCGCAGGACGTGCAGGCCCTGATCGGGCGGCAGTCGGTGCGCCGCAACCCGGAAAATGCCGTACAGGCAGCGGTCGGCACGGCCCTGAACTGGGGTTCGCCCATTCTGGAGAGCGCCCTGACGCACATCTCGGAGGGCACCCTGAGTTACCGGGGCCAGGAGGTCAGTCTGCTGGCGGACACGGCCAGCGTGGAGGAAGTGGCGGCGCTGCTGTGGACGGGTGATCTGCACGGCTGGCGCGAGTTGCCGCTGCGGGCGCGGCTCAACCTTCAGGCCCACCCACGTGCCCTGCTGCCGGCCGAGGCCTTCGGGTACGCGCTGACCCACGCCGGAACGCACGACGTGACCGCGCTCGACGCCCGCCCGGACGCGCTGCCCAGGCAGGCGGCCCGCGTGGTGAACCTGCTGTACGCCACGCTGGAGCGCCACGTGAGCCTTCCCGGTGCGCCTGACTTGCCTTTCCACCAGCGTCTGGCGCGCGCCTGGGGGGTGCCGGCGCAGGCTGACCTCCTGCGCCGTGCGCTGATTGTGCTGGCGGATCACGAACTCAATGTCAGCACCTTCGCGGCCCGCGTGACCGCCAGTTCCGGCGCCAGTCTGCACCACGCCACCCTGGCGGCCCTGTGCGCCCTGCAAGGCCCCAGGCACGGCCTGGCCTCGCTGGACGCCCACGACCTGATCTCGCTGGCCCGCCGGGACGGCCCCAAATCCGCCCTGCGAGACGCCACGCGCCGCTACAGTCGCCCGCCCGGCTTCGGCCACTCGCTGTATCCGGACGGCGACCCCCGCGCCTCGGTTCTGCTGGAAGCCCTGGAGACGGCTGTCCCGGACGCCCAGCTGGTGCACGTCACGCAGGAAATCAGGGCCGCCGTACAGGCCGAGACAGGCGAACGCATCAACATTGATTTCGCCCTGGCGGCCCTGATTCACGCGCTGGGCCGCCCGGCCGGGGACATCCTGACGCTGTTTGCCCTGGCCCGCAGCGTCGGCTGGCTGGGCCACGCCATCGAGACCGTCATGACCGGGCAGATGATCCGGCCCCGCGCCCGGTACGTCGGGCCCGCCACTTCGACCCGAATGGAGTGA
- a CDS encoding MATE family efflux transporter has protein sequence MTSMNRVWTTELLSLLRLAGPVILSQFASNALALIATAVIGRLGAAELAAAAYANAAYYLVFMMLVGVMLSVAPRVSQAHGAGDTAGVTRALHAGLRLALLLSAVMLPVVWGVAALLPHLAPADIRSDLAATYLRVYSLGMLPTLAFMALRGTLEGTGKPRPVTLTAFLGLACAGLVSPALTFGWGPLPALGVAGAAGASVSAAWLMAAVLWPSALKRAGRAVPPGLSTELRALFRLGWPIGLTLGAEGGMFTVTTLLMARFGPETLAAHNITLQAINAMFMIPLGLASATSVRVGHNAGARDHAGARRAGLIGLALAVTVMLSFATLELLAPQSILGVFVNVHDPRNAALITTATGFLTIAAFFQTVDGLQVTANGALRGLHDTRLPLIVSLVAYWLLGLGSGSLLAFGLGLGSRGLWFGLTAGLTFAAAALVWRFFRLTRRNAHESPA, from the coding sequence ATGACTTCAATGAATAGGGTGTGGACAACGGAACTGCTGTCGCTGCTGAGGCTGGCGGGGCCGGTCATCCTGTCTCAATTCGCGTCGAACGCGCTGGCCCTGATCGCCACCGCCGTGATCGGACGGCTGGGCGCCGCGGAACTGGCCGCCGCCGCTTACGCGAACGCCGCCTACTACCTGGTATTCATGATGCTGGTGGGCGTCATGCTGTCGGTCGCGCCGCGTGTCTCGCAGGCGCACGGGGCGGGGGACACGGCGGGCGTGACCCGCGCCCTGCACGCGGGCCTGCGGCTGGCGCTGCTGCTCAGCGCGGTGATGCTGCCGGTGGTCTGGGGCGTGGCGGCGCTGCTGCCCCACCTGGCCCCGGCCGATATTCGCAGCGACCTGGCCGCCACGTACCTGCGCGTGTACTCGCTGGGGATGCTGCCCACCCTGGCTTTCATGGCCCTGCGCGGCACGCTGGAGGGCACGGGAAAGCCCCGGCCCGTCACCCTGACTGCCTTCCTGGGGCTGGCGTGCGCGGGCCTGGTCAGCCCGGCCCTGACCTTCGGGTGGGGGCCGCTGCCGGCGCTGGGGGTGGCGGGAGCTGCAGGTGCCAGTGTCAGCGCCGCCTGGTTGATGGCCGCCGTGCTGTGGCCCAGCGCCCTGAAACGCGCCGGTCGCGCGGTGCCCCCGGGTCTGTCCACCGAACTGCGCGCCCTGTTCAGACTCGGGTGGCCCATCGGCCTGACGCTGGGCGCAGAAGGCGGCATGTTTACCGTCACCACCCTGCTGATGGCCCGCTTCGGCCCGGAAACGCTGGCGGCGCACAACATCACCTTGCAGGCCATTAACGCCATGTTCATGATCCCGCTGGGGCTCGCCTCGGCCACCAGCGTGCGCGTCGGGCACAACGCCGGCGCCAGAGACCACGCCGGGGCACGCCGCGCCGGGCTGATCGGGCTGGCCCTGGCCGTGACCGTCATGCTCAGTTTTGCCACGTTGGAACTGCTGGCGCCGCAGAGCATCCTGGGCGTGTTCGTGAACGTCCACGATCCCCGCAATGCCGCGCTGATCACCACCGCCACGGGCTTCCTGACCATCGCGGCCTTCTTTCAGACCGTGGACGGCCTGCAGGTCACCGCCAACGGCGCCCTGCGCGGCCTGCACGACACCCGCCTGCCGCTGATCGTCTCGCTGGTGGCCTACTGGCTGCTCGGCCTGGGTTCCGGCAGTCTGCTCGCCTTTGGGCTGGGCCTTGGTTCTCGCGGTCTGTGGTTCGGTCTGACCGCTGGACTGACTTTCGCCGCGGCGGCCCTGGTCTGGCGGTTTTTCCGCCTCACCCGGCGAAACGCGCATGAATCTCCCGCCTGA
- a CDS encoding UDP-N-acetylmuramoyl-L-alanyl-D-glutamate--2,6-diaminopimelate ligase, giving the protein MRLADLAAALNVSARDLPPQGLEVVGVTHNADWVQPGLAFVAIRGAKFDGHSFLQKAAQKGAVAVIGEGLPDGQSSPLPYLTVPNAREALADAAAALAGHPSRALKVVGVTGTDGKTTTSWLTRHLLREAGLSTGLLSTVGYELPDGALRHFPAHFTTPEAPQVQETLRDMLGAGAQAVVLEASSHALALHRVRAVDWDVAVWTHLSSEHLDFHGTVENYFADKRKLVERARFAVLNADDPWTAHLSGIAPAETTYSMEGQAADWQASRIEERATGLHFQVVSPTAEFDAHLPMIGRFNVANALAGMAVAHQLGATPAQLVAGLASFRGVPGRMELVPGADDAPRVIVDFAHTPPSLEKALSTLRTTTRGKLWVLLGSAGGPRDPYKRAPLGEVATRLADQAVFTEEDSRDTPLQDILNEMERGAREAGRRNFSSIGDRREAIRHILQQAQAADTVLLAGKGPEDTLERATETIPWNEVQEALEALGLRK; this is encoded by the coding sequence ATGCGCCTTGCCGACCTTGCCGCCGCCCTGAACGTGTCTGCCCGTGACCTGCCGCCACAGGGGCTGGAGGTGGTGGGTGTGACCCACAATGCGGACTGGGTGCAGCCGGGGTTAGCGTTCGTGGCGATTCGTGGGGCGAAGTTCGATGGGCATTCGTTTCTGCAGAAAGCCGCGCAGAAGGGCGCGGTAGCGGTAATCGGTGAGGGACTTCCAGACGGTCAGTCCTCGCCCTTGCCTTACCTGACTGTGCCGAACGCGCGTGAAGCCCTGGCAGACGCGGCGGCGGCGCTGGCCGGGCACCCCAGCCGGGCGCTGAAGGTAGTAGGCGTGACCGGAACGGACGGAAAGACCACCACCAGCTGGCTGACCCGTCACCTGCTGCGCGAGGCGGGCCTTTCCACGGGCCTGCTGAGCACGGTGGGCTACGAACTGCCGGACGGGGCGCTGCGGCACTTTCCGGCACACTTCACCACGCCGGAAGCCCCGCAGGTGCAGGAGACTTTACGGGACATGCTGGGCGCGGGGGCGCAGGCGGTGGTGCTGGAGGCCAGCAGTCACGCCCTGGCGCTGCACCGCGTACGGGCCGTGGACTGGGACGTGGCGGTGTGGACGCACCTGAGCAGTGAGCACCTGGATTTTCATGGCACGGTAGAGAACTACTTTGCCGACAAACGCAAACTGGTGGAGCGGGCGCGCTTTGCGGTGCTCAACGCCGACGATCCGTGGACGGCGCACCTGTCCGGCATTGCCCCGGCGGAAACGACCTACAGCATGGAGGGCCAGGCGGCGGACTGGCAGGCCAGCAGAATCGAGGAACGCGCCACAGGGCTACATTTTCAGGTGGTGTCGCCCACGGCCGAATTCGACGCGCACCTGCCCATGATCGGGCGCTTCAACGTGGCCAACGCCCTGGCGGGGATGGCGGTGGCGCACCAGCTGGGGGCCACGCCGGCGCAACTGGTGGCGGGCCTGGCTTCGTTCCGGGGCGTGCCGGGGCGCATGGAACTGGTGCCGGGTGCAGACGATGCGCCGCGTGTCATCGTGGATTTCGCGCACACACCGCCCAGCCTGGAAAAAGCCCTGAGCACCCTGCGCACCACCACGCGCGGCAAACTGTGGGTGCTGCTGGGTTCGGCCGGCGGCCCGCGTGATCCTTACAAGCGCGCGCCACTGGGTGAGGTCGCCACCCGGCTGGCCGATCAGGCGGTATTTACCGAGGAAGACAGCCGCGACACGCCCCTGCAGGACATCCTGAACGAGATGGAACGGGGCGCGAGAGAAGCGGGCCGCCGCAACTTCAGCAGTATTGGAGATCGGCGTGAGGCCATCCGGCACATTCTTCAGCAGGCACAAGCGGCCGACACGGTGCTGCTGGCCGGCAAAGGCCCCGAGGACACGCTGGAACGCGCTACGGAAACCATTCCGTGGAACGAGGTGCAGGAGGCGCTAGAGGCCCTGGGACTCCGGAAATGA
- a CDS encoding DinB family protein, with protein sequence MEFNLDDALLLLRRTPATLIGLLTGLSSEWLHTNEGADTWSPHQVVAHLILAEHHNWLPRVRAILEQGGAFPPFDRFAHLQRSPDVSTVQLLSEFQAVRGANLQALQALNLTPADLNRTGQHPEFGTVTLAQLLSTWTVHDHAHLVQISRTLAGNYREAVGPWQAYLSILR encoded by the coding sequence ATGGAATTCAACCTGGACGATGCCCTGCTGCTGCTGCGCCGCACCCCGGCCACCCTGATCGGCCTGCTGACAGGCCTGAGCAGTGAGTGGCTGCACACCAACGAAGGCGCGGATACCTGGAGTCCGCATCAGGTGGTGGCGCACCTGATCCTGGCCGAACACCACAACTGGCTGCCGCGCGTCCGGGCCATTCTGGAGCAGGGTGGGGCCTTCCCACCGTTCGACCGTTTTGCCCATCTGCAAAGGTCGCCGGACGTGTCCACCGTTCAGCTCCTGAGTGAATTTCAGGCTGTGCGCGGGGCCAACTTGCAGGCCTTACAGGCCCTTAACCTCACGCCCGCCGACCTGAACCGCACCGGGCAGCACCCGGAGTTCGGAACAGTCACGCTGGCGCAACTGCTGAGCACCTGGACGGTTCACGACCATGCGCACCTGGTGCAGATTTCGCGCACCCTGGCCGGAAACTACCGCGAGGCGGTGGGGCCGTGGCAGGCTTACCTCTCCATTCTGAGGTAA
- a CDS encoding pyruvate carboxyltransferase, giving the protein MTSEFSVRDVPEPDLFPTAFPAEAFPQFVWQGEKPPHLPAQAWTTETTHRDGQQGGLPLTADDGLRIYELMGEFTGESGALRQAEFFVYRPADRAMLEGALERWRGGHPVEPTTWIRATRKDAELVAHLGVRETGMLASASDYHTFHKFTPGGRAQAARMYLDAVQAVLDAGLRPRLHLEDATRAPREFILPFVQEVQRLSQAYPESQAPRFRICDTMGVGLPLEGVAWPRSVPGMVRELMEAGVPGELLEFHPHNDTHLIVANCLAAVMAGCAAINGTLLGKGERSGNAPLEGVLLHMVGMGLSAMPNFKALNELETLYAGLGQGVPAKYPLYGRDAHRTRAGIHADGLNKFWPMYAPFDVPKLLGRPLEVSLTKDSGLAGLIFLIKQHTGHELPKDHPGLQQLHADLSAEFDGGRQTAVEWEEVAGRAEKLSLA; this is encoded by the coding sequence ATGACCAGTGAATTTTCGGTGCGTGACGTTCCTGAACCTGACCTCTTCCCCACCGCTTTTCCCGCTGAGGCGTTCCCGCAGTTCGTGTGGCAGGGCGAGAAGCCGCCGCACCTGCCCGCGCAGGCGTGGACGACCGAAACCACGCACCGCGACGGGCAGCAGGGCGGACTGCCCCTGACGGCAGATGACGGCCTGCGCATTTACGAGCTGATGGGCGAATTCACCGGCGAGTCCGGGGCCCTGCGGCAGGCCGAGTTCTTCGTGTACCGCCCTGCCGACCGCGCCATGCTGGAAGGCGCCCTGGAACGCTGGAGGGGTGGTCACCCGGTGGAGCCGACCACCTGGATTCGCGCCACGCGCAAGGACGCCGAGCTGGTGGCGCACCTGGGCGTGCGCGAGACGGGCATGCTCGCCAGCGCCAGTGATTACCACACCTTCCATAAGTTCACGCCGGGCGGACGGGCGCAGGCGGCCCGCATGTACCTGGACGCCGTGCAGGCGGTGCTGGACGCGGGCTTAAGGCCGCGCCTGCATCTGGAGGACGCCACCCGCGCCCCGCGTGAATTCATTCTGCCGTTCGTGCAGGAGGTGCAGCGCCTGTCGCAGGCTTACCCGGAAAGCCAGGCCCCGCGCTTTCGCATCTGCGACACGATGGGCGTGGGGCTGCCGCTGGAGGGCGTGGCGTGGCCGCGCAGTGTGCCGGGCATGGTGCGCGAACTCATGGAGGCGGGCGTGCCGGGCGAGCTGCTGGAGTTCCACCCGCACAACGACACGCACCTGATCGTGGCGAACTGCCTGGCGGCGGTCATGGCGGGGTGCGCGGCCATCAACGGCACGCTGCTCGGCAAAGGCGAACGCAGCGGCAATGCCCCACTGGAGGGCGTGCTGCTGCACATGGTGGGTATGGGGCTGTCGGCCATGCCGAATTTCAAAGCACTGAACGAACTGGAAACCCTGTACGCCGGGCTGGGGCAGGGGGTTCCGGCCAAGTACCCGCTGTACGGACGGGACGCGCACCGCACCCGCGCAGGTATTCACGCCGACGGACTGAACAAATTCTGGCCCATGTACGCACCGTTCGACGTGCCGAAACTGCTGGGCCGCCCGCTGGAAGTGAGCCTGACGAAGGACAGCGGCCTGGCGGGGTTGATTTTCCTGATCAAGCAGCACACCGGCCACGAACTGCCCAAAGACCACCCTGGCCTGCAACAGTTGCACGCCGACCTGAGCGCCGAATTCGATGGCGGGCGGCAGACGGCGGTGGAATGGGAAGAAGTCGCTGGGCGGGCCGAGAAGCTGTCCCTTGCCTGA
- the trmH gene encoding tRNA (guanosine(18)-2'-O)-methyltransferase TrmH: MAPTPERFAKILRVLQKRQPTLTVLMDEVNKPHNLSAIVRTCDAVGVLEAHAVPPSGGKLAEFEGHTYDATSGSAHKWVKVNKQTDALAAVRELQGRGFQVLATHLSQRSVDYREVDYTRPTCVLLGAEKWGVGDGAAQAADHNIVIPMFGMVQSLNVSVAAATILFEAQRQRLAAGMYAAPQLAPADLAALAFEWAYPDLAPAYRERGEAYPALDETGQIIS, from the coding sequence ATGGCCCCCACCCCTGAACGATTTGCGAAGATCCTGCGCGTGCTGCAAAAGCGCCAGCCGACCCTGACCGTCCTGATGGACGAGGTGAACAAGCCCCACAACCTCTCGGCGATCGTGCGCACCTGCGACGCCGTGGGCGTGCTGGAGGCCCACGCCGTGCCGCCCAGCGGCGGGAAACTGGCCGAGTTCGAGGGGCATACCTACGACGCCACCAGCGGCAGCGCCCACAAATGGGTCAAGGTGAACAAACAGACTGACGCCCTGGCGGCCGTGCGCGAGTTGCAGGGGCGCGGCTTTCAGGTGCTCGCCACGCACCTCTCGCAGCGCAGCGTGGATTACCGCGAGGTCGATTACACGCGGCCCACCTGCGTACTGCTGGGCGCGGAGAAGTGGGGCGTGGGCGACGGGGCGGCGCAGGCGGCGGATCACAACATCGTCATTCCCATGTTCGGGATGGTGCAGAGCCTGAACGTGTCGGTGGCCGCCGCCACCATCCTGTTCGAGGCACAGCGGCAACGGCTGGCGGCCGGGATGTACGCCGCGCCGCAACTCGCGCCGGCTGACCTGGCCGCCCTGGCCTTCGAATGGGCCTACCCTGATCTTGCCCCCGCCTACCGCGAACGCGGCGAAGCCTACCCCGCCCTCGACGAAACGGGCCAGATCATCTCCTGA
- a CDS encoding MFS transporter: protein MPLLTGLRGYTVIWAGQLVGVLGSSITRFAIPLWVWQETHSATAMAYMGLFAMLPLLLFSPLAGALVDRWSHHLKRVMMISDVTNFLSGLLLLLLLGTNHLALGWIYALMAFQALAESFQWPSYSLASTVMLPKEQYQRASAMQGTVLSVAGIAAPMLGALLYAQVGLTRIVELDLICAAIAILALLPVLVPRPPRSETGQQAQGNLWKEAVYGFRFIASHPSLLALQGVFLLGNLLSNLFGSLHAPMILARTASNAKALAAVEMAGGISALVAGVLLSAWGGPKKRIYGVLIGWMIALSGTLILGLGQSVPVWILGAVIASFSAPLTNSSNQAIWQMKTPPDVQGKVFAARRVIAWGATPLATLIAGPLADRWLNPGMAAGGSLAPIFGPLVGTGPGAGISLLGVFVGVLGLVIMGLMFSVERVRDVETLVPDFDETDAKAAQPA from the coding sequence ATGCCACTCTTGACTGGTCTGCGCGGTTACACCGTCATCTGGGCCGGGCAACTCGTCGGCGTGCTCGGATCGTCCATCACACGTTTCGCCATTCCGCTGTGGGTGTGGCAGGAAACGCACAGCGCCACCGCCATGGCCTACATGGGCCTGTTCGCCATGCTGCCTTTGCTGCTGTTCTCCCCGCTGGCGGGCGCGCTGGTCGACCGCTGGAGTCATCACCTCAAGCGCGTGATGATGATCTCGGATGTCACGAATTTCCTGAGCGGCCTGCTGCTGCTGTTGCTGCTCGGCACCAACCATCTGGCGTTGGGCTGGATTTACGCGCTGATGGCTTTCCAGGCCCTGGCCGAGTCGTTCCAGTGGCCCTCCTACTCGCTGGCGTCCACCGTGATGCTGCCCAAGGAGCAGTACCAGCGGGCCAGCGCCATGCAGGGCACGGTGCTGTCGGTGGCGGGCATCGCCGCGCCCATGCTGGGTGCTTTGCTGTACGCACAGGTCGGCCTGACGCGCATCGTCGAACTTGACCTGATCTGCGCCGCCATCGCCATTCTGGCCCTGCTGCCCGTGCTTGTTCCGCGCCCGCCGCGCAGTGAAACCGGGCAGCAGGCGCAGGGAAACCTCTGGAAAGAAGCAGTGTACGGGTTCCGGTTCATCGCCTCGCACCCCAGTCTGCTGGCCCTGCAGGGCGTGTTCCTGCTGGGCAACCTGCTGAGCAACCTGTTCGGCAGCCTGCACGCCCCCATGATCCTGGCCCGCACTGCCAGCAACGCGAAGGCGCTGGCGGCGGTGGAAATGGCCGGGGGGATCAGCGCCCTGGTGGCGGGCGTGCTGCTGAGCGCCTGGGGCGGCCCGAAAAAGCGGATTTACGGCGTGCTGATCGGCTGGATGATCGCCCTGAGCGGCACCCTCATTCTGGGGCTGGGGCAGAGCGTGCCGGTGTGGATTCTGGGGGCGGTCATCGCCTCTTTCTCGGCCCCGCTGACCAACAGCAGCAACCAGGCCATCTGGCAGATGAAAACCCCGCCGGACGTGCAGGGCAAGGTGTTCGCGGCGCGGCGCGTGATCGCCTGGGGGGCCACGCCCCTGGCCACGCTGATCGCCGGGCCGCTGGCGGACAGGTGGCTCAACCCCGGCATGGCGGCGGGCGGGTCGCTGGCGCCTATTTTCGGCCCGCTGGTCGGCACGGGCCCCGGCGCAGGCATCAGCCTGCTGGGCGTGTTCGTGGGCGTGTTGGGGCTGGTCATCATGGGCCTGATGTTCAGCGTGGAGCGCGTTCGGGACGTGGAAACCCTGGTGCCCGACTTCGACGAAACAGACGCGAAGGCCGCCCAGCCCGCATAG